Genomic segment of Rhodococcus sp. W8901:
CCGCAATCGAGACCGCCGCCCTCGACATCGTCGACGCCAATCTGCGTCTCGGTGACGGCGAGCAGACCGTGACCGCACTCGACAAGGTGAGCCTGACCGTCCGGCCGGGCGAGATGGTCGCCGTCGTCGGCCCGTCGGGCTCGGGCAAGTCGAGCCTCCTCGCGGTGGCGGGGGCGCTCACCACACCGGACTCGGGCACCGTCCACGTGGGCGGCCGCAACCTGCTCGATATGAAGCGCGCCGAGGCGGCGAAGTTCCGGCGGGCGCACATCGGGTTCGTGTTCCAGAGCGGCAACCTCATCCCGTCGCTCACCGCCGCCGACCAGTTGCGGCTGGTGTCGCATCTCGGCAACAGCAAGGGCCGCACGTTCCGCGACCCGATCGCGCTGCTCGAGCAGGTGGGTCTGGGTCACAAGGTCGACCGACGCCCCGACCAGCTCTCGGGCGGTGAACGTCAGCGCGTCGGCATCGCCCGCGCCCTGGTGTCGTCGCCGTCGCTGCTGCTGGTCGACGAGCCGACCGCCGCCCTCGACCGGGCCCGCAGCCACGAGATCGTGCAACTGCTGGCGCGTGAGACCCGGGAGTCGCGCGTAGGGACCGTCATGGTGACCCACGACTACGATGTTCTCGACTATTGCGACCGCGTGGTCGAGATGACGGACGGGCGACTCGAACCCCGGTAACCGAGACGAGTGCGAAGAGGAGGGCGCGTGCCGCGGATCAGTGCACCGACTGTCGGTGAGCATCGAGCCGCGCAACAGCGTGCCCTCCTCGACGCCGCTCGGGAGGTCCTCGCCGAAGGCGCCACGGAGATCCCCCCGTTCGGCGAGGTCGCGGCCCGCGCCGGACTCGCGCGCTCGAGCATGTACCAGTACTTCCGGTCCCGGCAGCACCTGCTCGAGGCGCTCATCGAGGACTCCTTTCCCCGGTGGTCGGCCCGGGTCACCGCCGAGATGTCCGACGCCGGCGGCCCCGATCAGCGGGTGCTGGCCTACGTCGACGCGAACCTGAAGCTGGTGGCCGAGGGGGAGCACGCCATCGCCACGGCGCTGGCGCAGATCGCACCGGGTCCCGAACTCGACGCCAAGAGCCGCGCGATGCACGCGGACCTCGTCACTCCGCTGTCCGACGCGCTCGCCGAACTCGGGGTGCCGGACGTGGCGGCGACGTCCGAACTCGTCAACGCCGTGCTGCACGCCGCGACCCGCCAGGTGGAGCGGGGCGAGGACGTCGATCATGTCCGACGCACCACCGCGGCCCTGATCCGCCCGTTCGTCACCGACCTCGCCGGCCGGCCGGAGTGACGGTGGGGGGAACTATGACTCGTTCCACACGTCCGGTTCCACGTGAAACGTTCGACAGCGCCGGTGCCGTGCGGCTCACGGACGCGGGGAACAACACCCATTAATCTGTTGTTGACCTGACCGACTCCGCGAGCTGCGCCGCCACCGGCGGAATCGCGCGAGCAGCAGTGAACCACCGCATCGCACGACTGCATCACAGGAACAGGAAAGGCCCGCATGACTACTCCGACCACGGTCCGTGACCTCATCATCGTCGGCTCCGGACCCGCCGGATACACGGCCGGCGTCTACGCCGCCCGTGCGGAGCTCGAGCCCCTGCTCTTCGAGGGCACCCAGTTCGGCGGCTCGCTGATGACCACCACCGAGGTGGAGAACTTCCCCGGCTTCCGCGAGGGCATCATGGGCCCGGACCTGATGGACGAGATGCGCGAGCAGGCCAAGCGCTTCGGTGCGGACATCCGCACCGAGGACGTCGAGGAACTCGAGCTCGACGGCCCGGTCAAGAAGGTCGTCGTGGGCGGCGAGACGTACTACGCGCGCGCCGTCATCCTCGCGATGGGCGCCGCCGCCCGCTACCTGGGCATCCCCGGCGAGGAACGCCTCCTCGGCCGCGGCGTCAGCGCCTGCGCCACCTGCGACGGCTTCTTCTTCCGCGACCAGGACATCGTCGTGGTCGGCGGCGGCGACTCCGCGATGGAGGAGGCCACCTTCCTCACCAAGTTCGCCCGCAGCGTCACCCTCGTGCACCGCCGCGAGGAGTTCCGCGCGTCCCGCATCATGCTCGAGCGCGCCAAGGCGAACGAGAAGATCCGCTTCGTCACAGGCGCCGAGCCGGTCGAGGTCCTCGGCGAGAACAGCGTCACCGGCCTGGTCGTGCGCGACACCGTCACCGGCGAGCAGTCCACGCTCGATGTGACCGGCATGTTCGTCGCGATCGGTCACGACCCGCGCAGCGAGCTCGTCAAGGGCCAGGTGCAGCTCGACGACGCCGGCTACGTCAAGGTGCAGTCGCCGACCACCGCGACCTCGACCGAGGGCGTCTTCGCCGCCGGCGACCTGGTGGACCACACCTACCGTCAGGCGATCACCGCCGCCGGCACCGGCTGCGCCGCCGCGATCGACGCCGAGCGCTGGCTGGCCGACCAGGGCGACATCACCGGCAATACCCTCGCCGCCGCGGGCGAGCCCGTCGCCGTCGACGCCTGAGTCGGTCCCGCACCACCCGATCCGAGCACTGTCCCGATCCGCGCACTTCCAGGTCCCAGGAGGATCCCGTGTCGAACACCATCACGATCAACGACGACTCGTTCAAGCAGGAGGTTCTGGACTCCGACAAGCCCGTGCTCGTCGACTTCTGGGCCACCTGGTGCGGCCCGTGCAAGATGGTCGCCCCCGTGCTCGAGGAGATCGCCGGTGAGCACGGCGACAAGCTCACCGTCGCCAAGCTCGACATCGACCAGAACCCGGGCGCGGCCCGCGACTTCCAGGTCATGTCGATCCCCACGATGATCCTGTTCCAGGGCGGCAAGCCCATCAAGACCATCGTCGGCGCCAAGGGCAAGGCGGCCCTCCTCAAGGATCTCGCCGACGTCCTCTGACCTGAATCCGTTCCGCTCCGCCCGGTAGGCACCGAATGTGTCACCGGACAGGCCACAGTGTGACCCGACTGGCGCTACAGCCTTGTCACACTGTGGCCTACTGGATTGCTGAAATCCGGGGGCGGTCTGAGAGAATCGATCGACGTCCGCAACGAAAGGCCCGCGAGCATGCAGCTACTCCGTCACGGCGATCACGGCCCCGCCGTCGCCGAGATTCGGGGTACCTTGACCGGCCTGGGCTTCCTCCACAACGGGGTAGCGGAGACGCAGCGTGAGGCCGTCAACGGCTCGCACTGGGTGGCCCCGGACGCCGTGTTCGATCACCACCTCGATTCCGCCGTCAGAGCCTTCCAGCAGCAGCGTGGCCTGTTGGTCGACGGGATCGTCGGTCCCGCGACGTACCGCTCGCTCAAGGAGGCGTCGTACCGCCTCGGCGCCCGCACCCTCATCTATCAGCTGTCCGCGCCGCTGTACGGCGACGACGTCGCCGCCCTGCAGACCCGTCTGCAGGACCTCGGCTTCTACGTCGGGCGGGTGGACGGCTACTTCGGCCCGCAGACGCACGAGGCGCTCAGCTCGTTCCAGCGAGAGATCGGCATCGCCGCCGACGGCATCTGCGGCCCCGCGACCCTGCGGTCGCTGGAACTGCTCGGCACCCGGGTCTCCGGCGGTTCGCCGCACGCGATCAGCGAGGAGGAGCTGGTCCGCCGGTCCGGCCCGCAGCTCAGCGGCAAGCGGATCGTCATCGATCCCGGTCTGGGCGGCGCCGACACCGGTCTGATCGTCTCGACCCCGCACGGCCCGATGAGCGAGGCCGAGATCCTGTGGGATCTCGCGAGCCGGCTCGAGGGTCGCATGGCGGCGACCGGGATGGAGACGTTCCTGTCCCGCCCGCCGCACGCCAACCCCAGCGAGGCGCAGCGCGCCGAGACGTCCAACGGCTTCGACGCCGACCTGATGATCGCGCTGCGGTGCGACAGCCACACCAGCCCGTCCGCGGGCGGTGTGGCCAGCTTCCACTTCGGCAACTCGCACGGCTCCACCTCGATGATCGGCCAGATCCTCACCGGCTTCATCCAGCGCGAGGTCGTGGCTCGAACACCTATGCAGGACTGCAGAACTCACGGACGCACCTGGGATCTGTTGCGGCTCACCAAGATGCCTACCGTTCAGGTCGACATCGGATATCTCACAAATGATTCCGATGTTTCGGTGCTGACGAACCCGCGTTACCGCGACACCATCGCCGAGGCGATCCTCGTCGCCGTCAAGCGGCTGTACCTGCTCGGGCAGGACGACGCGCCGACCGGGACGTTCACGTTCGCCGAACTGCTCGCCGAGGAACTGTCCGGCGTGGAGCGGGCCCGGTAGCGGTTCCACGGCGCCACTCGGCGTTGCCGGAACCACCCGGAATGGGCCCTAGTGGGCCCCCACAGGGCTTCGTTCGCCGATATCGACCAGTGACAGGGCCGCGACCTCCAGGAGCCGCTCCAGGGCCGCCTCGACGTCCGCCTTCCACAGGTGGTCCCGATCGAGCTCGAGCCGCAACCGCGGGAACCGGTGATGGGGTGCGACCACCTCGAATCCGACGTCCGTCAGGAAGTCGGCGCTGATCATGCATTCCTGGGGCGAACACTCGCGGGCCGCGGTCGCGGTGGGGACGTCACTGGGGGAGGAGTCGAGGTCGGGTCGGATCCCGAAGGCTTCGAGCGCGCGGACACCGCGACGGACCAGATCGCCGACGGCTGCCTGGATGAGCGTCGACCCCAACTCGAACTCGTCACCGGTCGGTTCCAGCCGCATCGTGGTCAGCAGGATCGCGTCGGCGCTCACCGGCGAGGTGGGGAAAAGGTCGGCCCGGGGCACCATGTTCGGTGGGGCGTACAGGGCGCAGCCGGCCGGTTTGTCGTCGACGAGGGCGACCTGGCCGCACGAACCCCACTCGAGCATGACCATCGACAGCCATGCTTCCTTCTCGAACTCGGGGTCGTGGAAACCACTGAACTCTCGGGAGCTGCGAACCGCGGCGGGATCCATTTCCCAGAAGACGCATCGCCGCGCGTGCGAGGACAGCTTGTCGAGTCCGTCCAGTGTGAGTGACGTGACGCTAGTCGACACTGTGTAAGCCAGCCTCCATGCTCGCCCCTCCTCGACGGAACTATCCCCTCCAGAATAGGGGATAGTTCCGTCGGCGGCCCGGCGACGATGTCCGGCTCATGAATCAGCCTGTGGAGCAGACTCTTTCGGAGACCCGTGACCCCGCAGCGTGAGACTCGTCGACCATAACGTCACAGTGACGTTATGGTCGACGGTTCCCGGAGCCGGTGAAACGCGATCAGTTACCGCTCTGCTTCTCCATCATGCCCACGATGCGCTCCAGATCGTCGACCGAACCGAACTCGACGACGATCTTGCCCTTCCGCTTGCCGAGACTCACCGTGACGCGAGTGTCGAACGAACTCGACAGCCGCTCGGCGACGTCCTGCAGACCCGGCATCTGGATCGGCTTCCGCTTCACCGGTGGGGTAGGGGAGGGGCCCTCGCGATTCGCGAGCATGACCGCTTCCTCCGTTGCCCGCACCGACATGCCCTCGGCCACGATGCGGGCCGCGAGCACCTCCTGCGCGTCCGCTCCCGCCTCGAGGGACAGCAGCGCACGGGCGTGGCCCGCGGACAGCACACCTGCCGCGACGCGGCGCTGCACCGGGATCGGGAGCTTGAGGAGTCGGATCATGTTCGTCACGACCGGACGCGAGCGTCCGATCCGTGCCGCCAACTCCTCGTGGGTGACCTCGAACTCCTCGAGCAACTGCTGATACGCGGCCGCCTCTTCGAGCGGGTTGAGCTGCACCCGATGGATGTTCTCCAGGAGGGCATCGCGCAGCAGCGTTTCGTCCGTGGTCTCGCGGACGATCGCGGGGATCGTCTCGAGGCCGGCGATCTGGCTCGCCCGCCAGCGGCGCTCGCCCATGACGAGCTGGTACTGCTCGGGGCCGATCCGCCGGACGACGATCGGCTGCATCAGTCCGAACTCGCGGATCGAGTGCACCAGTTCGTTCAGCGCCTCCTCGTCGAAGACGTGGCGGGGCTGCTTGGGGTTCGGCTCGATCAGGTGCGGCGGGATCTCGTGGTACACCGCACCGGCGGGGGAGAGGGGCTCCTCGTCGGTGCGGACCGCGGGTGCCGGAGTCGGGGCGCTCGCGACGACATCCGCGGCCTTCGCGGCCGCGGCCGGCTTCGCCGGGGTCTTGGCCGGGGCCTTCGCCGTGGCCTTCGCTGCGGTCTTCTTGGCGGCCTTCGGCGCGGCCGCGGTGGCCCCCGACTCCGCTGCGTCCGCCGGGGGATCCACGGGATCCTTGGTGGCGACACCGGCGGCCGGCGCCGACGTCCCGATGATGACGTCCGCGGCCGCGTTCCCCAGTCCCGGTCCACCGTTGGCCGGTCCCGTCGGGATCAGCGCCGCCAGCCCGCGGCCGAGCCCGCCCTTACGTGTCTGCGCCATCTCTACTGCTCCTGCGTCGTGGTGGTCATCCCGCGTGCCGCGAGTTCTCGGCCGGCGTCGAGATAGCTCATCGCCCCCCTCGATCCGGGGTCGTAGTCGAGGACCGTCATCCCGTAACCGGGAGCCTCGGACACCTTCACACTGCGGGGGATGATCGCACGCAGCACCGCGTCGCCGAAGTGCTTGCGCACCTCCTCGGCCACCTGGTCGGCCAGCTTGGTGCGGGCGTCGTACATCGTCAGCAGCACGGTCGAGACGTGCAGTTCCGGATTGAGGTGCGCCTGGACCAGTTCGATGTTGCGGAGCAACTGCCCGACGCCCTCGAGCGCGTAGTACTCGCACTGGATCGGGATCAGCACCTCCTTCGCGGCGACCATCGCGTTGACCGTCAGCAGGCCCAGCGACGGCGGGCAGTCGATGAGGATGAAGTCGACGTCGATGTCGGCGAGCGCCTTCTCCGACAGCGCGTTCTTGAGGCGGTTCTCGCGCGCCACCATCGAGACGAGTTCGATCTCCGCGCCGGCCAGGTCGATCGTCGCGGGGATGCAGTAGAGGCGTTCGTTGTGGGGGCTCTGCTGGATCGCTTCCTTCGCGGTCACCTCACCGAGGAGCAGTTCGTAGCTCGACGGCGTCCCCGACGTGTGGGGGACACCCAGCGCGGTGCTCGCGTTGCCCTGCGGATCGAGATCGACGACGAGGACGGTGAGCCCCTGGATCGCCAGCGCCGACGCCAGATTCACCGTGGAGGTGGTCTTGCCGACGCCACCCTTCTGGTTGGCGATCGTGAACACCCGACGATGCGACGGCTTCGGCAGAGTCACCGAACCGGGATGGAGCACCTGACTCGCACGCTGCGCGGCGGCGCCGATCGGCGTGTCCGCGAGGGAGATACCGGCGTAGGGGGAGTGGGCGAGGCTCTGGTCTCGACTGCCGCCGGTCGATTCGGGCGGGGCCGCAGTTTCACGTGAAACCGTTTCCCGTGAAACGGCGGATTCAGGTCCAGCCGACATCTACTGCTCCTTCACTTGATGACCACTCATGACGCAATTCTCAACCCTCGAGCTCTCGAATGCCGGTAACTCAGCGGTGCCGGCGACCGTGTTGCGCGACTCGTTCCGCGCTCACCACGATCGTCGGCACCGGCAACACATCGACACCACACTCGACGACCTCCAGCTTGCCAGCACCCAACCGACCAAGGGAAGCGCGATCCCGGGAAATCTCCTCCGCCGCACTCGAACCCTTCAACGCCAGCATCCGGCCACCGACCCGCACCAACGGCAACGACCACCGCGCCAACTTCTCCAACGGCGCCACCGCCCGCGACGTCACCACATCGGCGCCGCCGACCTCCTTCACCACCCCCGCCTGCTCGGCGCGCCCCCGGACCACGGTGACGTTCGACAGCCCCACCGAATCCACGAACTCCTGCAAATACACCGACCGACGCAACAACGGCTCCACCAACGTCACCCGCACATCCGGCCGCGCAATCGCCAACGGAATACCCGGCAAACCCGCACCCGACCCCACATCGACCACCGACTCGTTCGCCCCCACCAACTCACCCAACACCCCACAATTGAGCACATGCCGCACCCACAACCGCGGCACCTCACGCGGACCGATCAACCCCCGCACCACACCATCCGACGCCAACGACGCGTGATACGCCTCCGCCAACGACGCCCGCTCACCGAACACCCGAGCCACCGCACCGACAACATCCCACTGCTCATCAACCAGTTCCACGTGAAACATCCTCCCCAACCCACCACCACAACAACAAACTCTGGCACCAGTTCTCGACACCACGACCGAAGGTGGGGGAGGGGGGCGGACACGTCGCCCGCGCCGGATGCTCGACGCCTGCCAGCCCAGTTCCCTGACTCGACCGCATGGACGGCGGCACTGTTCCACGTGGAACAGTGCCGCGCCGCCGTTTCACGTGGAACACCGCGAAGCCGGCCCGGCGACACCCGCCCCCTCGACGATGATCCGGGCCCGACGTGCAGGCGGCCCAGCCTGGTGGCACGACATCACTTCGGTCGCGGACGGCGCACGGCCCCCAGCGACCTGGTGACGCATCGGGTCGCCTCCTGCGAGAGCCCTGCGATCGACGCCCGGATGATTCACGTGAAACATCGCCACCGTGACCAGTCCGCACGCCCCGACGGGAGCGGGATAACCGAGAGCTGAGCCGCGCGCTCCGCGGTCACCACACCGATCGACCTCCGCGCACCCGTGAGGGGCGCCGCGCGGATCGGATTCGAAGCCCCGAGATCCGCCGAACCCCGAACCTGCTGTCACAGTGACGAAATGAGCCGGCATGACCGGGTGGGGGCTCACGCCAGCACTGTCGCCCATATCCGACAGATCGGCTCTTCTGTTGCCGCGCAGTATGATTCACCTGAACAACCCGGAATCGCGGCTTTCGTGACGCTCACCGCCTCGCTCGCGTAGCGTTCCGGCACAGGGACGCGATCAGGGGGGCGGGATGGTAATCGGTAAGAGAATCCGCATGGGGTGGCGGGCCACGGTCGTAGCGGCGGTACTTGCCATCGGCTCGGCTCTGTCGACGGGACCGGCCGGCGCCGAGCCGTTCCCGGTGCCGTACAACCTCTTCGTCCAGGACGAGTTCACCAACCCCGGCGGCTCGGCCGCCGGATCCAACGACTGGTCCTG
This window contains:
- the rsmG gene encoding 16S rRNA (guanine(527)-N(7))-methyltransferase RsmG; this encodes MFHVELVDEQWDVVGAVARVFGERASLAEAYHASLASDGVVRGLIGPREVPRLWVRHVLNCGVLGELVGANESVVDVGSGAGLPGIPLAIARPDVRVTLVEPLLRRSVYLQEFVDSVGLSNVTVVRGRAEQAGVVKEVGGADVVTSRAVAPLEKLARWSLPLVRVGGRMLALKGSSAAEEISRDRASLGRLGAGKLEVVECGVDVLPVPTIVVSAERVAQHGRRHR
- a CDS encoding ParA family protein: MSAGPESAVSRETVSRETAAPPESTGGSRDQSLAHSPYAGISLADTPIGAAAQRASQVLHPGSVTLPKPSHRRVFTIANQKGGVGKTTSTVNLASALAIQGLTVLVVDLDPQGNASTALGVPHTSGTPSSYELLLGEVTAKEAIQQSPHNERLYCIPATIDLAGAEIELVSMVARENRLKNALSEKALADIDVDFILIDCPPSLGLLTVNAMVAAKEVLIPIQCEYYALEGVGQLLRNIELVQAHLNPELHVSTVLLTMYDARTKLADQVAEEVRKHFGDAVLRAIIPRSVKVSEAPGYGMTVLDYDPGSRGAMSYLDAGRELAARGMTTTTQEQ
- a CDS encoding ABC transporter ATP-binding protein; amino-acid sequence: MSTTETAIETAALDIVDANLRLGDGEQTVTALDKVSLTVRPGEMVAVVGPSGSGKSSLLAVAGALTTPDSGTVHVGGRNLLDMKRAEAAKFRRAHIGFVFQSGNLIPSLTAADQLRLVSHLGNSKGRTFRDPIALLEQVGLGHKVDRRPDQLSGGERQRVGIARALVSSPSLLLVDEPTAALDRARSHEIVQLLARETRESRVGTVMVTHDYDVLDYCDRVVEMTDGRLEPR
- the trxB gene encoding thioredoxin-disulfide reductase; this translates as MTTPTTVRDLIIVGSGPAGYTAGVYAARAELEPLLFEGTQFGGSLMTTTEVENFPGFREGIMGPDLMDEMREQAKRFGADIRTEDVEELELDGPVKKVVVGGETYYARAVILAMGAAARYLGIPGEERLLGRGVSACATCDGFFFRDQDIVVVGGGDSAMEEATFLTKFARSVTLVHRREEFRASRIMLERAKANEKIRFVTGAEPVEVLGENSVTGLVVRDTVTGEQSTLDVTGMFVAIGHDPRSELVKGQVQLDDAGYVKVQSPTTATSTEGVFAAGDLVDHTYRQAITAAGTGCAAAIDAERWLADQGDITGNTLAAAGEPVAVDA
- a CDS encoding ParB/RepB/Spo0J family partition protein codes for the protein MAQTRKGGLGRGLAALIPTGPANGGPGLGNAAADVIIGTSAPAAGVATKDPVDPPADAAESGATAAAPKAAKKTAAKATAKAPAKTPAKPAAAAKAADVVASAPTPAPAVRTDEEPLSPAGAVYHEIPPHLIEPNPKQPRHVFDEEALNELVHSIREFGLMQPIVVRRIGPEQYQLVMGERRWRASQIAGLETIPAIVRETTDETLLRDALLENIHRVQLNPLEEAAAYQQLLEEFEVTHEELAARIGRSRPVVTNMIRLLKLPIPVQRRVAAGVLSAGHARALLSLEAGADAQEVLAARIVAEGMSVRATEEAVMLANREGPSPTPPVKRKPIQMPGLQDVAERLSSSFDTRVTVSLGKRKGKIVVEFGSVDDLERIVGMMEKQSGN
- a CDS encoding GNAT family N-acetyltransferase — encoded protein: MSTSVTSLTLDGLDKLSSHARRCVFWEMDPAAVRSSREFSGFHDPEFEKEAWLSMVMLEWGSCGQVALVDDKPAGCALYAPPNMVPRADLFPTSPVSADAILLTTMRLEPTGDEFELGSTLIQAAVGDLVRRGVRALEAFGIRPDLDSSPSDVPTATAARECSPQECMISADFLTDVGFEVVAPHHRFPRLRLELDRDHLWKADVEAALERLLEVAALSLVDIGERSPVGAH
- a CDS encoding N-acetylmuramoyl-L-alanine amidase, which codes for MQLLRHGDHGPAVAEIRGTLTGLGFLHNGVAETQREAVNGSHWVAPDAVFDHHLDSAVRAFQQQRGLLVDGIVGPATYRSLKEASYRLGARTLIYQLSAPLYGDDVAALQTRLQDLGFYVGRVDGYFGPQTHEALSSFQREIGIAADGICGPATLRSLELLGTRVSGGSPHAISEEELVRRSGPQLSGKRIVIDPGLGGADTGLIVSTPHGPMSEAEILWDLASRLEGRMAATGMETFLSRPPHANPSEAQRAETSNGFDADLMIALRCDSHTSPSAGGVASFHFGNSHGSTSMIGQILTGFIQREVVARTPMQDCRTHGRTWDLLRLTKMPTVQVDIGYLTNDSDVSVLTNPRYRDTIAEAILVAVKRLYLLGQDDAPTGTFTFAELLAEELSGVERAR
- the trxA gene encoding thioredoxin, which produces MSNTITINDDSFKQEVLDSDKPVLVDFWATWCGPCKMVAPVLEEIAGEHGDKLTVAKLDIDQNPGAARDFQVMSIPTMILFQGGKPIKTIVGAKGKAALLKDLADVL
- a CDS encoding TetR/AcrR family transcriptional regulator, translated to MPRISAPTVGEHRAAQQRALLDAAREVLAEGATEIPPFGEVAARAGLARSSMYQYFRSRQHLLEALIEDSFPRWSARVTAEMSDAGGPDQRVLAYVDANLKLVAEGEHAIATALAQIAPGPELDAKSRAMHADLVTPLSDALAELGVPDVAATSELVNAVLHAATRQVERGEDVDHVRRTTAALIRPFVTDLAGRPE